A section of the Polynucleobacter sp. AP-Jannik-300A-C4 genome encodes:
- the rpmH gene encoding 50S ribosomal protein L34, giving the protein MKRTYQPSVTRRKRTHGFRIRMKTKSGRAVLNARRAKGRKRLAV; this is encoded by the coding sequence ATGAAAAGAACATACCAACCCTCAGTAACACGTCGCAAACGCACCCACGGATTTCGTATTCGTATGAAAACCAAGAGCGGACGCGCAGTATTAAACGCACGTCGTGCTAAAGGTCGTAAACGTCTGGCCGTTTAA